A portion of the Glandiceps talaboti chromosome 13, keGlaTala1.1, whole genome shotgun sequence genome contains these proteins:
- the LOC144445003 gene encoding uncharacterized protein LOC144445003 yields MAYNVAVSDRVLLESADELTCRNHSLSSSPTQISPPSSSTTQQQYAYPVMNPPMTSQSNYYLQPVIAGPEANQQQLRPVQPTYPCSGPYMIVPVTANGENNSSVPIMTDCRRVMVFRRKKSDDNSCRTCPIVAVIMVLVFIAIGVILGAGH; encoded by the exons ATGGCCTACAACGTCGCTGTTTCCGACAGGGTTCTATTAGAATCGGCTGATGAACTCACCTGCAGAAATCACTCACTGTCAAGCTCACCAACTCAGATATCGCCACCGTCGTCTTCGACGACGCAGCAGCAGTATGCCTACCCTGTGATGAATCCACCCATGACAAGTCAGTCAAACTACTATTTGCAGCCT GTAATTGCTGGACCAGAAGCTAACCAGCAACAGTTGCGGCCTGTCCAACCTACTTACCCTTGTAGCGGTCCATACATGATTGTGCCTGTCACGGCAAACGGAGAGAACAACAGTTCTGTACCGATAATGACTGACTGTAGAAGAGTGATGGTGTTCAGAAGAAAGAAGTCAGACGATAATTCATGCCGTACGTGTCCCATTGTTGCTGTTATTATGGTTCTTGTATTTATTGCAATAGGTGTAATTTTGGGTGCCGGGCATTGA